In the Arachis stenosperma cultivar V10309 chromosome 8, arast.V10309.gnm1.PFL2, whole genome shotgun sequence genome, TTTGAATTAAGGACTTCTACCataatgtaaaaaaattttaacaattgAGTCAAAGTTATTATTATACATTTGtttatataaaaactaattatatttggtgatatataaatattaaattataacaCAAATTCTAATCTCTTCATTGAGATTATCCCTATCCAGCAGTTCATCTTAATTTCTTCTCTAAATCTTTTTATGTCTTTTGAGTAAATGCCTAAAATAGTCCTTGAATTTCAAATCGGTATTCAATTTAGTCCTTAATTTTTCTAAATGACTAACTAAATCTCTTAAAATCAGAAACGTGCGTCTCTATTAGTCCCTCGCAAAAGTGCCGTCTAAACGTTGCTGATGTGAAAACGTTAACTGCCATGTGGGCATTCCATTAAACGACGTCGTTTAAGGAGTGGATGCCCTAAGTGTGTAAAATGACGTCGTTTCCAATAACACCTTCTCCAGTTCTCCCCCTTTGAATAAACAATTCTTGTTGGTCCCCCCTTTCACTTTAATGTTTCCCACCAAAACTTCAGAAAagctttctcttcttctctgtcCGTTCATTCTCCCATACTTCCCACTCACGTTTGTTCGCCGAGGATCATCCTTAGAATCTGTTCTCTCCGGTCAGTGAAGGAGTTATCGACGAAGCATCACCTTCGTACACTGCCAACGGTGAGAGGTAATAGTTCAAGTTGATcattctctttcattttttgtATTTCATCGAGGGTTCTTGATACTTATGTGTGAATACGTTGTTGTATGTGTAAGGGAGTGGTTTAGAATGTTGTGGTTGTTGATGGTGCAAAtgttagggtttagagtttctAATATAAAACTTGTAACCACATAAATCATAATCTGGTTTAAGTTATAGTCAATAGGAAGTAAATATATGCATTCTTATTACAAAAATAGTTTGATTTCTAGTTCTTTGCAATTTTCAGTTATCTCTTCAGTTTTCTGTGTTATTATTGATGCTGGATTTTTTGTAATTCGGATCAGATGATGGGACAAGTAAATAAAGAGAGACTGGCAGAATACCTTGGAGAGCTACAGCGGAAGGAGAACACGAATGATCGATATGTTACTGCTCTAAGAAAGGAGACTTTAACCAGAAAATCTTATGTGAGGATTCAACCGGTCCTAGAGAAAACTGACACCAGCTCCAGCAAGGAGTAGCGGAAGTAGATAAGTATTTTATTGCAAGATATTGCGAATACTTCGAGTTATTTGTACATTATTTAGAACTTGGAAGAAAGgcttcaaatatttattatgtaCCTGATGCTGTTCTACTCTAGTTTTCTCTGGTTTTATCCTTGAATTTGTTTGTTTAAGCAATAAACCAAAGTAGATGTTATTAGATGGGAATGAGGGCCCATGGTTCTCTGCAAACAATATATTAGTTAGGTTCAGGCTAGtgattttatgaaattcttCTACTATTCTCTTTAATTCTCCTTCCAATGTTATTTCTGTCTTTGTTCATAGAGGAATGACtttcattaaattttaaatttagctTTTGCAGTGTTTAATTGCTTTGTTTATATTTTGCTTTGGTTTGGTGATAATCAGGGTTTGAAGTTACTTTTCATCTTGTCCATAGTGTTTCTACTTGGCAGCATTGTATGATTTTTTGGTCATATGTATAGCCATTAAAATTGAATAGGTAAAATAGAGGCTTGTGTGAGAACCATGAATCGTGTATAGCATTAAGATGTGCAGCCAGATTATCTTGATCATTGCTGTTGCTATCTTTTGATTAATATTTCTCGGTGCTCATAAATTTTTTACATTAACTATGCGCCTCTAATCATGGAGTTTGGGGGAAGTTATGCGAAATTGGTGATCTAGAATCATGTAAAGCCATGTCTTTATATGTGTGTTGACTGTGAACTTGTGACTCTATGATCTTGTTTAGGTTGTGGCTTGGTGATCCTccaattatctaaaattaaagctGTAAGATTGTGTAAGCACTACAATCAAATGAATTTTTGTCATGCATATTGTGGACCACACTTAATTTAACTAGTTGTATAAATTGGTTAGTTAATATTGGTTGACGATGAAATCATGTTAGTTTGTTAGTTCTGTTTTAGCATACCAATTAGTTGTTTGCCAACCGGCACAGctctgatatatatatatatatacgacCCCAATTGTTATTGGAAAAGCAAGCAACACATAATGTGGCTGAAGTCATGTTTGAAGTGCATGGTGAACCACATGGTGAGGTTGTTATTGAAGAATGTGAGGTTGGTGCTGAAGGAGGACAAATTGATACTCAAACAGAAGTTGCTGCTAAAAGGGGTCTAGGAGCTGAACAAGAACCTGCAACTCAGGTAATAATAGTATTAAAAACATTAATCAAAATTAGAGCTTGAGTTAATAAATCTGAAAACAAACAAATCCATATAATGACACTTGTATTGTTGTTATTGACATCATAGGCTGCAAAGACTAAAAAGAATGCCAAGAAAGAGCATCTGAGAACTAAAAGTGAGAGACGCATAGACAAACTCTCTGTCAAGAGGACAACTTCATCCATTGCTGCTACTGCTACGGCTGCTCCACATGCAACTGAGATTTCAAGAGAGACTATTCAAGGAGCTAGTGCAGCAACCTCTGAAAAAATGGCCTCCTTCTTGAAATTTGTTCTAACTCCAGGATTCAACCCACCAAAAAAATGTCTAACTAGCACAAAGTGTAGTGGCTTTTTGAGTTCATATTGTTGTAGTTGAATGCTATGGTTAAACAATTCTGTCTTTTTGAAATGTAACCTTTGAAACCTGTATGCATGGCCTTTAAATGTTGTTATGGCCTATGATGTTTTGGGTTGTGATAGTATGTTATGCACAATGTGCTTTAGCACAAACAACACTTGTTCCATGTTTCGAAATTAGTTATGTTAAATTAATGAAGTTTTTGGTTTAGTTCATATTATGATTTATCTCTTTATGGTTTAGTTGAACACAATTTTAGCAGAATAAGTGCAGCATCAAGAGTTGAACTCATGTCAAATTCATGTTTCATTTCATTTCATTCCATCTTCATCAAGACATTACATACCActtaagaaatttaaaatttcataacATAATCATCATTTGTTGAATATAAACCCCAACAAACTAAAAcctaaacacacaccaaaaGTAACTACAAAAGTCAACAGCACCATTGTCATCATCTTTACGGTCTTAACATCACTCTCCAAACTTGTCATCCTCCAACTTAACTCATGCAAAACTTCTAGTGGAATGGGTGTTGCAGAAACTTGTTCTTCACATCCATCAGCCCAGCGAAAAAATTTACAATGAATTCCATACTGCAAAGTAAAAAATGCAGGTGAATCGAAACTCAAACTCAAACCATCTTAACATTTTCTTCACAGCCATAACCTTACCTCATAGTTCGGACAACCTTAAAATGGTCTACCAGAATTTTCTGCCATTGTTGAGTACTTCATCACCGTTTGAAGCCCGCAATTACAGAAAACAGCATTCTTACCTCCCCTATTGCGCATTCCTTTGTTGCCATAAGGTCTGCCTGCAAAGTTGTTCCTACTTGAGCTACTTTGACTTCTCTCGCCACCACCCATCAGCACTCACACAGACAAGAAATCAATTTGGGTTTTAGGGCGAAGAAGAGAGGTCGAAGAAGAAAAGGAGAGTCGAAGAAGGGAAGACAATTAGGGTTTTATAATTGAAATGGACTAATTTGGGTATAATATTAGGCAATTCCAGATACCAATTTGAATCAAATTCAACCTTGGTACACATCAGCATACAACTGGAATTCCCACATGATAGTTAACGTTCCACATCAGCAACGTTTAGACGGTACTTCTGCGATGGACTAACGGAGACGCACGTTTCTGAATTTAAGGAATTTAATTGgtcatttaaaaaaatcaaggactaaattgaatatcaatttgaaattcatggaccattttaaaaatttactcTATGTCTTTTTTGCTGAAAATTCTTGTTCCTTGTTCGACTACTTTTTTCATCAGTGTTCTGTGTCCGTATTTGCGTTTAATATCGTGGTCATCGTATTTGTATATTCTGTTTTGTGTTTGTCGTACTATGTAAAATTGAACGTTTAATATTTatgttatttataaaataattatattgtttgtattgaatttttaatttatatatttattaaattatataataatattacatctttttattaatatgtaaATAGAGTTGGATATCTaccaactaaaaataaataaaattagagtttgcatgttcttagcttgcaaaaatagaattaaaaattgaattcaAATCCACCTTACCTATTATCACCGTAAGGATAATTCTAAATTTAGAATGGTTTTAATATCAGATAACTAGATAAGCCAAGACGTTTGTGTCGTGGCGTACCTTTTAGGTCCCCTCAATCGCTTTCTAGGTCAATTAATGATGTCTTTGAAGCTTTCCATAAATTACTATGTGATTTAGATATGTTCATACAACTCCATTATTGACTCCTGATACTCCATAGTAAACCGTGGGGTCTAATAAAGTTAAGTGGAACTATTTGGATTAACAATTGTAGAAATAGAATTTcccaataaattaaattagaataatcaacttttgaaatcctaaatctaagagaagagaacaaaacagaaaaagctagtataaaaaatacaaaaagaaaattaaaaatttctaaaacAAATGATAAAAAACAACAATAAATCTCATCTAGATCTaacaaattctttaaaattcgACAAGTTCTTCAATTTGATGTTGTATGTAGTGATAAATGCATGCATGTACTACATATTTAATTTGGAGAGCCTACAAATTAAAGCATTCAAAAGTAGTTGTAAtgattaaactttattttcacCTCTCTCCCTCGATCTTCTCTCTTTTCACAGTGAAACAGTACAATGATGAAcaatcttcaatttctcttcGTACTTACAGGGATGGTTCTTCCTTTATTCTTTCCTCGTGATGTCTCAAGCGCAACGGATTCAATATCTATGGTTCAGCCTCTTCATGAAGGAAACACATTGGTTTCTAGTAATGGAACCTTTGAAATGGGGTTTTTCAGCCCAGGAAGTTCTTCAAACCATTACTTAGGTATTTGGTACAAGATTCTTCCGTTGAAAACCGTGGTTTGGGTTGCAAATAGATCCAACCCTGTCAAAGACAACACTAGCATACTCCACATAAACAACGAAGGGATTCTTCAACTTGTCAACAAGGACGGAACCGTCTTTTGGTCTACAAACTCCACCACAAAGATGAACCTTTCGAATCCGATTGCTCAGCTCTTAGATTCTGGAAATCTTGTTATTAGAGATGAGAGTGACCAAGATTCCAAGAATTACGTCTGGCAAAGCTTTGATTATCCTTGTGATACACTCTTACCGGGGATGAAGCTCGGTTGGGATCTTAAAACCGGTCTTGAACGGCGGTTAACTGCTTGGAAGAATTGGGACGATCCCTCGCCGGGGAATCTTTCTTGGGGAATCTCGCTCGAGGGTTTTCCCCAAGGAATATTCTTGAAGGGCTCGAAAGAGTACTACCGTGTCGGTCCATGGAATGGTCTTCGTTTCAGTGGAACACCTGAATTGATGCCCAATAACCTTTTTAGTTATAAATTCGTGTCGAACGAAAATGAAGTGTATTTTGTGTATAAGTATAATCTTGAAAATAAGTCGTCACTTTTACTGAGACTCGTCATGAACGAAACCTTAGGTAACAGACACGGCTACATGTGGAACGACGGATCTTCGGGTTGGACGGAATTTTCTTCCCATTCACCGAGAGAAGCGTGTGATCTCTATAATCACTGTGGTCCAAATGCGTATTGCAGCATCATAAGTGGCGGTTCAACGTGCCAGTGTCTGAAGGGGTTCAAGCAAAAGTCATCACAGAACTGGACTGAAGGAtgttcttcttcattgcttGATGAGCAATCGAGATGCAACATGGATAATAAGACGGGTAGTCAGAGAGATGATAAGAATGGGTTTTCTAAAGTTGGAGGAATGAAATACCCAGATACTCGGCGTTCTTGGGTGAATGAGAGGATGAATCTTGATGAATGCAGGGATAAATGCAGAGAGAATTGTTCGTGTATGGCTTATGCAAACTCAGATATTAGAGAAGGTGGTAGTGGCTGTTTGATGTGGTTCGGTGTTCTCGACGATATCAAAGAGTTTTCTGATGGCGGTGCTGATATATACATTCGAACGGTCATCGGTAAGATCTCTCATGTCATAATAGTTATTAGCTGATTTTTAGTGCAGGTTGCTGATTATTGTTAGTTAATTGTTTTTCACTCTATTGTATTTCCATGATAGCATGCATGCTTATAcatgcttatatatatatatatatatatatagttttcgATGATTCATAAGTCATAACCGAGTCAGCTAATTAATTGTTTCTGCATGAACTGAATAATCGCGAAGATGGGAAGGAAGGGCACAAAAAGAAGAAGGTAGGACTGATAGTCATCGGTACCAGTGCCTCTGTTCTTGTGGTGCTTCTGATTTTTGGTTACATTGGCCAGAGGATAATAAACTGCAGAGGTAATAAATagattattatcattattattattattattattattattattattattattacatgaGAATGTCAAgtttgttattaattaataaaaattgttAGGCAATCTCGGCACAAATTATAGTTTTGTACtgatttattaattaaataataaattattaataatataattataacaaatatatatatatatatatcaaaattagtcatcaatattaaatatatatattaagatataaaataaatattaaaaataaattatatatataaatatataataattaattttaatatatacatagtatttttttaataaatatttataacaaaaattagtttaacatacttgaaaagataaattgaaaggagaaaataaattcttttatttattctaaaagCATCTAAGATTGACTGTGTTATTAATTGGTATATGTGtcttcacaaaaaaaaaaaaattaattagtatatGTGGGCATTGTACATTGGATGCTGTTGAAGACTTAAAGGCATCATTCCTATTCAATGTTATGTTCACCGGTCCAACCTAATACATTTATTTGCACGCTAATAAAGTAATAATATCCTGCATGTTTCCATATATATACAAACTTACAAAGAATGCAGACAATCATCGGAACTTTTTTATCTtgatcattaatt is a window encoding:
- the LOC130944556 gene encoding G-type lectin S-receptor-like serine/threonine-protein kinase At4g27290 is translated as MMNNLQFLFVLTGMVLPLFFPRDVSSATDSISMVQPLHEGNTLVSSNGTFEMGFFSPGSSSNHYLGIWYKILPLKTVVWVANRSNPVKDNTSILHINNEGILQLVNKDGTVFWSTNSTTKMNLSNPIAQLLDSGNLVIRDESDQDSKNYVWQSFDYPCDTLLPGMKLGWDLKTGLERRLTAWKNWDDPSPGNLSWGISLEGFPQGIFLKGSKEYYRVGPWNGLRFSGTPELMPNNLFSYKFVSNENEVYFVYKYNLENKSSLLLRLVMNETLGNRHGYMWNDGSSGWTEFSSHSPREACDLYNHCGPNAYCSIISGGSTCQCLKGFKQKSSQNWTEGCSSSLLDEQSRCNMDNKTGSQRDDKNGFSKVGGMKYPDTRRSWVNERMNLDECRDKCRENCSCMAYANSDIREGGSGCLMWFGVLDDIKEFSDGGADIYIRTVIDGKEGHKKKKVGLIVIGTSASVLVVLLIFGYIGQRIINCRVKKNNDAYEDYLDLPIFDLATIAKATEDFSISNKLGKGGFGTVYKGTLVDGQNIAVKRLLQGSNSGQGLTEFMNEVLLIAKLQHRNLVKLLGCCIQDGEKMLVYEYMPNKSLDNFIFGHKDGRVILDWPNRFNIICGIARGLLYLHQDSRLRIIHRDLKASNVLLDKELNPKISDFGMAKSFGGNQTEGNTNRIVGTYGYMAPEYAIYGLFSIKSDVFSFGVLILEIVSGRKNRMISRENEDANLIAQAWTLWKEKKALDLIDSYMENSYVELEALRCIHIGLLCVQQNPEDRPNMSNVVMMLGSEVALPQPKEPSFLTETSLLQAVDSSSYQQCFSTNEISVTVLEAR